One Labrus mixtus chromosome 22, fLabMix1.1, whole genome shotgun sequence genomic window carries:
- the phlda1 gene encoding pleckstrin homology-like domain family A member 1, with protein MKMLENGRKVFKEGLLEKRSDGLLQLWKKKHCVLTEDGVLLLPPKQHDPPQHHHHHHQQHHGDVGKVKELHFANMKTVDCVERKGKYVYFTVVMTEGKEIDFRCPQDEGWNAEITLQMVQYKNRQAILAVKSTRQKQQLLVVQMPGQKTVRSAPNVA; from the coding sequence ATGAAGATGCTGGAAAACGGCAGGAAGGTGTTCAAAGAGGGGCTGCTGGAGAAGCGGAGCGACGGGCTGCTGCAGCTCTGGAAGAAGAAGCACTGCGTCCTGACGGAGGACggcgtgctgctgctgccgcccaAACAGCACGACCCGCCgcagcaccaccaccaccaccaccagcagcaccacGGGGACGTGGGCAAAGTCAAGGAGCTGCACTTCGCCAACATGAAGACGGTGGACTGCGTGGAGCGGAAGGGAAAGTATGTGTACTTCACGGTGGTCATGACGGAGGGGAAGGAGATCGACTTCAGGTGCCCGCAGGACGAGGGCTGGAACGCGGAGATCACCCTGCAGATGGTCCAGTACAAGAACCGGCAGGCGATCCTGGCCGTCAAGTCTACCCggcagaagcagcagctgctCGTGGTGCAGATGCCCGGGCAGAAGACGGTCCGCAGCGCGCCAAACGTTGCGTGA